Below is a window of Thermodesulfobium sp. 4217-1 DNA.
AAGGCTGTTTTCTGTCTTACACACCAGGCTCCCCTAATTAAAAAAGTTTATAAACAAATAGGAAAAACAATATTTGATATTATATCACAATTCTTTTTATCTTTAAGTTATAGTAAAAAAATAATTAATAAATAGCTTTTAATTTTTTTAGCAACAAATTAGACTTACAATGATACCTTAAAACATCTTCCAGCCTCTTTGCTAATTATTTATTATTTTTTTTCAGAAATAATTTTTATTAATTTAGCTATAATTGAAAAACTTTTTAACTTTCCAAAATCAATAATTAACTTTTTTATTTCCTCTTTCTTTTTTGGATTTGATTCATCTAAAAGAATTTTATATATCTCTTCAAACAAATTATCTAATCCATGTTCGTGCATTTTGCTTTGAATAGTTCTTAAAATTTCTGATGTATGCTCGATAAGGTCACCCTTTGTTTGAATTTCTTGGTAAAAACCAAAACGATTGTAATCTTGTCTCTTTATAGAGTTTGAAAGTATGAAATAGGCTTCATTTATTAACTTCATTTTTTCTTCTGCATTTGGATCAGTTTGGTTTATATCTGGATGATATTTTTTTGACAAATTTATATAGGCTTGTCTAATTTTTTCATATGTTGCATTTCTACTTAAACCCAATATTTCATAATAATTTTTGTCGAACATAAAATCTCCCTTTAAGTATTTTATATACTTAATAATTAATGCATTTCATAATGAAAATATTATAAACCCTAAATAAAATTAGAAAATTGATTTTAGTAACGATTAAGTACTATTTTTTTCTGTAAAATCGTCTTATGACAGAATCAATTATGGTTGGCCTTATTTCAAAATAATAAATCTTACTTATTCGATGTCAAGAAAAGTTCTTTTTTCCTCTAAATTATTTTTCCATATTATACCCTCCATATTCTTTTTAGATTTAGTTTAGATATACCTTAAATACAATAGCTGTAAAGTAAAGTGGGTTATGCGATATTAAATCTCTTTGATAGATAGATTCTACTTGTTAAAGTCAATTCAAATTTGCACTTCCATTACCAATATTCATCCATATCAAAGTATTTATAACCTTTAGACCATAATTCATCTTGCTCCATTAAAAGTGCACCTATTAGCCTTTTGGCTGAAGTCTCGTTCGGAAATATGCGTTGTATTTTTTTCCACGGCATATTTCTTCGTTTAAACATTCAACGCTGTTTGTAATACTTAGTTACTATCGTCTAATAGTTTTTTCTCAAAAAACCTAAACTATGTATTCCGAATTAATTAAGCTTTTAGAGGGCTATTCAACATATCCCTCTAAAAATAAAGAAAATTTCAAATTATTTTATTTTTTCAGCCAATAAGGCGACAATATATCTTCAAATGCAGATGTGGCAGCTATAGCGCCCCTTGAGACTGCTACTACAATTTGTTTTTCCCCTCCTACTATATCGCCTGCTGCGTATACTCTGTGAACGTTGGTTCTCATTTTTCTATCGACCTTTATATAGCCCTCTTCGTCAATCTGAACGCCTAAGTCCTTTGCCAGTGAATTGTTTGGCATATAACCAACTGCTACAAACAGCCCATCAAGGGCAATGGTCTGCTCTTCACCTGTAATGTTATTTACAATCTTAATAAACTCAATCGAATTTTTCCCTAAGATTTCTTTTACCTCGCTGTTCCATATAACCTCTATTCCAAGCTTGAAAAATGAATCTTGAAGATATTTTTCAGCCCTTAGAGTATCTCTTCTATGAATAAGCGTTACGTCAACTCCGACATTTTTAAGATATATTGCATCAGTTAAAGATGTATTTCCTCCTCCTACGAGAAATACCTTCTTTCCTTTATAAAAATATCCATCACAAAGCGCGCAGTAGCTTACTCCTTTGGCATAGAAAGAATCTTCACCCGGAACGTTTAACTTTTTCTTGGAGGCACCGCTTGCTATCAATATTGCCTTTGATTTATATGAGCCATCGGATGTGATTACTTCAAAATAATCCTCTGCTTTATTGATCTTTTTAACTTCCTCACCAATACTGATATTCACATAATTTAGTGCATGCTGCGTCAAGATATCTACCAAAGATTTGCCAGTGATGTCGATGAATCCAGGATAATTTTCCACCTGAGGAGTAGTCAGTACTTGACCTCCTACCATCTCACCCTCAAAAATACCCACAGAAAGTCCTGATCTTCTCGCGTATATTGCAGCAGAAAGCCCTGCAGGACCTGCCCCTACTATTGTTAAGTCAAATTCTTTTGCCTTGTCTTTATCGTTGTGAAGTAGTTCCTGAACGTCCTTGCCTATCAATGATAGTATAAATTCTTCATTTGACTGAAGGCCTACTGCTACCTGTTCATTATCTACATAAGTAACTGGCACAGATCTAATAGCCTTTTTTTGAGCAATATCTTTATTTTCAAATATTTCTACTATTCTTGTCTTGATATTTCTGTTAACCGCACTTGCGCTAATGGCCATAATAGCTTGTTGAGGACAATATGGACAGGTAGGGCTCACATAAACCTCTACAACTGTTTCTTTTTTCACGTCGCTAATTAACGAAATATCTTTGTCAGCCAGGAATTGTTTAGCTCCAGAAATAACTAAAATAGCGTTTACCAATGTGTGGGCCTCTTCCCCAATAGGCGTTCCCACGAATATTGCGTCAAGCTTTTCGTCGTCAAATATAACTATAGGGCACTTTATTTCTTCATCTATAAGATTTGAGGGCAAGTCACTTTTTGATATAAACTGAACTGAAATTTTCTCTGAAACTTCTGGCAAAACCTCAAAAATTTCTTTAGTATATTCATAAAATTGATCTTTTACCTCTGGCAAAAAAACCTTTATATTTACATTGTCCTTCAATATCACGAAGCTCTCTTTTAAAGAATTTTTTACCTTTTCGTCAATAATTCCCATATTATCACTCCTTTTTTATATTAATAAACATATTTCAATTTTATACTTAAAATGTTAAAATTTAAATAATAAAAATTATTATCAGGGAGGAATCTATGCCAAAATCAATTAGAGCTATTATGTTAATTACCGTAGCCATACTTTTGATAGTGGCTTTTTCATTTCCTTTTAGTCTTTACGTGAGAATTATTAGCACGTTGTTTTCAATATTCTTTATATATGTAGCGCTTTTCAAACCAAACATTTTTGAAAAATTTTAAGTCAAAAGATGCACTGAGGATCTTCATCTAAATATCTATCCTCTTCTCTTGTCGATAGAGCGAAACATACCGCCCTGCAGCCTCTACATTTCATAAATTCAGAACATTCCTTGCATTTTCCGAAATAATTTTCTTGATCCCTGAGCTTATTTAATACCTCAGAATTAGCCCATATCTCCCTAAATGAATCCCTTCTTAGATTACCAAGAGGGATCTTTAACCTCCTGCAAGGAACAACCGTTGCATCGCTTAAAACAGTTATCCCTGCAAATCCTGCTGCGCAACCGCCAAAACCATATGTTGATTCACAATCGATGTATAAGGAAGCGATCGGATCGCCTGTGTTTACTTTAAAATCAGAAATCTTGTTATTTTCCTTAACAAAATTATAAATCGATCTCAACTCTTCTTTGCTTAATATTAAATCCTTGCTATCTTGCGAGTGCCCAGTTGGGACCAGCCTTGAGAAGACCAGTCCACTAACTTGCAGACTTTTGGCAACTTGAAATAGATCCTGAAAAGATTCATAGTTAATTTTAGAAATTGTAGTGTTCAAAGTTACGTCAATTTCATTTTCTATAAGGTTATTTATGCCGATAACAGCTTTTTCAAATGAACCTTGACCCCTAATATAGTCATGAATTTTTTCAGGACCATCCAGACTGACCTGTACCGCAGATACGTGATAATCCTTAAGCTTTCTTGCGACATCTCTGTCTATCAGAGTAGCATTGGTAAGTATATAGTACTCTATGTGTTCTTTAGAAAAAAAATCTAAAATCTCTTCCCAATCTCTTCTTACAAAAACCTCTCCCCCTAATAAATTTATATTGGGCAGAAAAGTGATTTGCGACTTCTCTGCCCAATCATGAACTACTTCAAATATTTCTTCCGTGATGTCTTCAATTTCTTTCAGACTCATCTCATCGGATATTTCATTTTCTTGATAACAGTGCCTGCAGTTCAAATTGCACCTTTCAGTGATGTGTATTTGAACTGTAAATGGAACACTCATATTAGCTGCCAAACTGACAGCTGCACGATCTCCTATCAGCTCTTTCACTTGCGGCAGACTTTTCCAGAACCTTTCTTAAGATTATCCTTAATCTTATTCCAGAAGTCTGTCTCTTTTTCAAGAGTCTTCTTATCAAACTCTTTCTTCATTTTTATCACCTCCTTTGTTATCCATTATTTTATCAAAGACTCAGCGAAAAAGCACTGAGGGTCTTTGTCCAGCCAGCCCTGTTTATCTTTTGACAAAGAATACGCTATCGCCCTGCAACCCCTGCATATATTCCAATACAGGCAGCTGTTGCAGCCATTTTTATAGCTGTCCTTTTCCCTTAGAGATAGCAATACTTCATTATCAGACCAGATTTCTCTTAGATCATCTTTCAGTATATTTCCTAAAGAAATAGGCATCCTTCTACAGGGTACTATCTCGCCATCAGATAGAACTGTTATGCTTGAGAATCCAGCCGAACAGCCGCCTACAGTATCTATCTTATCTTCGAACTCGTCATCCAGCACGCAAACTCCAAGGGGATCCTCTACCAACAATTCAAATGATGTTATATTTTTTGATTTCAATGTCAAATAGAATTCTTTCAGCTCTGAACTTGAAAGCATATCGTCGTGCAGCTTTGAGCCGCTGCCAATAGGGACCAATCTTGAAAACCCCAGTCCATCCACCTTCCACTCATTTGAGATATCTATCAAGTCATCTAAATTTTTATGATTTAGCTTTGATATGGTAGTCTTCAAAACTACCTTAAAGTTCTCTTCCTTCAGAAGTTTTACTGATTCTTTAACTTTCGCAAAAGTGCCCTCTCCTCTAATACTATCATGGGTATCCTTGCATCCTTCCAAGCTTATCTGAAATCCATCAAATCTAAATTTTTTTAAATTAGAAATCATATCTTTATCAATGAGAGTACCATTTGTAAGAACGTATGGCTCAATATCAATCTCATTTAAAAATTTTACAATATCAAAAAAGTCCTCTCTTAAAAAGGGCTCGCCACCAGTTAGCTTTATTAGAAGGGGGATCTCAATATCATATTTAGCCTCCCATTCTCTGATTAAATCTTTACTGTATGTGAAGAATCTTTTCCAATCGTCGAACTTTAGTTCACTTATTTGATTTTCTTGATAACAGTGCTTACACCTGAGGTTACACCTCTCTGTAAGATGAGCCTGAATAAAAAAGTCAAACTTTAACATATCAGAGACTTTATGTCAGGAAAATTTTGCATTGAAACAAGTGTATTATCTCTTATTACGGGCATATTTTTTTCAAAAGTTGGCCTTGAATTAGAATAAAATACCCCAAGTGGAATTTTGTCTCCAAATTCTTGAGATTTTTCAAATGCCTTGAGTTTGTCATTAAGCTCGTAATCAGCACTGAATTCATAAATTCTGTTTTTATACCAGTCAAAGCTATTTACTTTATTGAAGCTTACGCATATTTGAAGTATATCCACAAGGGCGAATCCTTCGTGCATTATAGCCATCTTCATAATCTCTTTAAGGTGATCCAGTCTGCCAGAGAAGCTCCTTGCTACAAATGAGCAATCCATCGCAATAGCCAATGCCAGAGGATTCAGAGGTTCAGAAAGTGCTCCAAAAGGTTGGGCCTTTGTATGTCTGCCAAATTCTGTGGTGGGAGACGCCTGCCCCTTGGTGAGGCCATATACTTCGTTGTTGTGGACGAAAAGCGTTATATTTGGATTCCTTCTGAATGCGTGCAAGAGATGATTTCCGCCTTCTCCATAGGTATCCCCGTCTCCTCCAAAAACTATTACCTTTTGTTTGTGATTGGCCACGCTAACGCCAGTAGCTACTGGCAGAGATCTTCCGTGTAGACCGTTGAAACCATTGCATTTTAGATAATGTGGCATTTTGCTCGACTGACCTATTCCTGAAACCAACGTAATTTCGTGAGGATCAAGCTTTAGCTCGAAAAGGGCTTTTTTAAAGGCGTCTAAAATTCCAAAATTTCCGCACCCTGGACACCAGGCAGGGCTTATACCGTTGTCAAAATCCTTATATGATTGCATATATACCCTCCAAAACCTCGTCGTAATTAAAAGGCCTACCGTCAAATTTTCTTATGTTATTAGAAAATTTTAATCTATATTCAGATTCGATCAGTTTTTGAAACTGTCCAGAGGCGTTATTCTCGATGCATATGGTTATGTAAGCGTTGAGCATCTTATTTAGAGCTTCTTCAGAGTTTTCTCTTAGCGGGAGTGGGAAGATCTCGCTGTAGTGTATGGCGCAGATTGACAATTTTTTGTTGTTCGCAATTTCTTTAAGTATTCCAAGATTTGACCCAAATCCAACCAATACTATCTTAGAATTTTTATTGCCATAGATTCTTGGAGGGGACATCTCTTTTCGAATGTTTTCAATCTTCCAAAAGTATCTCCTCTCCAGCTGTTTCTTTCTTACTTCGCCATCTTCAGTTATGTGACCCTCTTCGTCGTGCTCATCGCTATCTGTAAATACCAACTGTTTGCTGTCTCCTGGAACAGCTAATGGGCTAAGTGGATTCTCCTTATTAAGATCTAAAAATTTATGTCTTTTGTAATCCTGATAGCTCTCAAATTCTGCCGATCTGAGCCTATAGTCTTGATTTTTCAGATCAATTTTTAGATCTTTTTCATAAGAGTACAAAGAATCTACCAGATGCTGATCCGTCAAAACTATAGCGGGTATCTGATATTTTTCAGCTAAATCAAATGCCTTGTTTGTAAGAAGAGCGCACTCGAGCGGATCTCCAGGCGCAAAGACGACTTTCGGAAAGTCTCCATGCCCCGCATGTATTGCATACAGCAATTCTCCCTGTTCTGTTCTGGTTGGAAAACCTGTTGCAGGACCGGGGCGCTGGGAAAGAAGCATCACTATCGGTGTTTCTGTCATCCCAGAGAGAGATAGGGCTTCGTTCATAAGGGCAAAGCCTCCTCCAGATGTGCCTGTCATTGCCCGTACACCCGCAAAAGACGCGCCAAGAGTCATGTTTATAGCGCTCAATTCATCTTCAGCCTGTTCAACTACAATGTTATACTTTTCAGCATTTGCCCCCACATACTGAAATACCCCTGTAGAGGGTGTCATAGGATAAGCTGAATAAAATTTGCAGCCTGAACCTATAGCTCCTATGCCTACTCCTTTTACCCCATCCAATAAAATCTTGCTATCGCTGTTAGAAGGCGCCAAACCTATTTTCTTTTTTATATCATAAGTATATCCAATATTTATTGCCTTCATATTTTGAGCTAATATCTCTTCTGACTTATCAGAGAAAATATCTTGAATAACTTTATAGACATATTTCTTATCAATCGAAAATATATTTGATACCAGCGCAAATGATAGAACATTTTCAAATATATTTTTAAGTCCTGCATCCTTTAGCATCCCCCTGAAGGGGCAATTTATAAATCTTTCATCTGATTCAGATTGCTTTAGAGAATCAGCGTCATAAATTACAATGCCGCCCCTCTGCAGCAAATCTTTATACTCTAAGCCTCTTTTGTCGAATGTAAGGATTAAGTCTAAGAATTTTTTAGGCGCAAAAACTTCATCTGTGCCAAAAGTTATCTGATAAAAGTTGTGACCCCCTCTTATCCTTGATTCATAATCCTGAAAGGAGAAGACGTTATAGCCCAAAGAGCTAAAAAGTCTTGAAAAACCCTCTCCTGTAGTTTGAATGCCCTGACCTGCTTCACCGCATATTCTTATAGTATAATTCACACACAACCTCCCTATAAGTTATATATAAATGATAGTCTTTTCCAACCAAATAATCAAGTAAATTTCTAATAAATTATTTTATTTAGCAAAAAAACCTTATAGTAAGTTTAAAAATTTAAGCTTAACTGAAGAGCTTTTTAAGAATACTTTTCAGCTCCAGCGTTTCCAGAAATTTTCTAAGTGAGATCTTTTGATCCTCTGTGAGATCCTCCCATGGCTTTTCTCTGATGTCAATT
It encodes the following:
- a CDS encoding DnaJ domain-containing protein, whose product is MFDKNYYEILGLSRNATYEKIRQAYINLSKKYHPDINQTDPNAEEKMKLINEAYFILSNSIKRQDYNRFGFYQEIQTKGDLIEHTSEILRTIQSKMHEHGLDNLFEEIYKILLDESNPKKKEEIKKLIIDFGKLKSFSIIAKLIKIISEKK
- the trxB gene encoding thioredoxin-disulfide reductase yields the protein MGIIDEKVKNSLKESFVILKDNVNIKVFLPEVKDQFYEYTKEIFEVLPEVSEKISVQFISKSDLPSNLIDEEIKCPIVIFDDEKLDAIFVGTPIGEEAHTLVNAILVISGAKQFLADKDISLISDVKKETVVEVYVSPTCPYCPQQAIMAISASAVNRNIKTRIVEIFENKDIAQKKAIRSVPVTYVDNEQVAVGLQSNEEFILSLIGKDVQELLHNDKDKAKEFDLTIVGAGPAGLSAAIYARRSGLSVGIFEGEMVGGQVLTTPQVENYPGFIDITGKSLVDILTQHALNYVNISIGEEVKKINKAEDYFEVITSDGSYKSKAILIASGASKKKLNVPGEDSFYAKGVSYCALCDGYFYKGKKVFLVGGGNTSLTDAIYLKNVGVDVTLIHRRDTLRAEKYLQDSFFKLGIEVIWNSEVKEILGKNSIEFIKIVNNITGEEQTIALDGLFVAVGYMPNNSLAKDLGVQIDEEGYIKVDRKMRTNVHRVYAAGDIVGGEKQIVVAVSRGAIAATSAFEDILSPYWLKK
- a CDS encoding radical SAM protein, with amino-acid sequence MKELIGDRAAVSLAANMSVPFTVQIHITERCNLNCRHCYQENEISDEMSLKEIEDITEEIFEVVHDWAEKSQITFLPNINLLGGEVFVRRDWEEILDFFSKEHIEYYILTNATLIDRDVARKLKDYHVSAVQVSLDGPEKIHDYIRGQGSFEKAVIGINNLIENEIDVTLNTTISKINYESFQDLFQVAKSLQVSGLVFSRLVPTGHSQDSKDLILSKEELRSIYNFVKENNKISDFKVNTGDPIASLYIDCESTYGFGGCAAGFAGITVLSDATVVPCRRLKIPLGNLRRDSFREIWANSEVLNKLRDQENYFGKCKECSEFMKCRGCRAVCFALSTREEDRYLDEDPQCIF
- a CDS encoding radical SAM protein, with the translated sequence MLKFDFFIQAHLTERCNLRCKHCYQENQISELKFDDWKRFFTYSKDLIREWEAKYDIEIPLLIKLTGGEPFLREDFFDIVKFLNEIDIEPYVLTNGTLIDKDMISNLKKFRFDGFQISLEGCKDTHDSIRGEGTFAKVKESVKLLKEENFKVVLKTTISKLNHKNLDDLIDISNEWKVDGLGFSRLVPIGSGSKLHDDMLSSSELKEFYLTLKSKNITSFELLVEDPLGVCVLDDEFEDKIDTVGGCSAGFSSITVLSDGEIVPCRRMPISLGNILKDDLREIWSDNEVLLSLREKDSYKNGCNSCLYWNICRGCRAIAYSLSKDKQGWLDKDPQCFFAESLIK
- a CDS encoding 2-oxoacid:ferredoxin oxidoreductase subunit beta; protein product: MQSYKDFDNGISPAWCPGCGNFGILDAFKKALFELKLDPHEITLVSGIGQSSKMPHYLKCNGFNGLHGRSLPVATGVSVANHKQKVIVFGGDGDTYGEGGNHLLHAFRRNPNITLFVHNNEVYGLTKGQASPTTEFGRHTKAQPFGALSEPLNPLALAIAMDCSFVARSFSGRLDHLKEIMKMAIMHEGFALVDILQICVSFNKVNSFDWYKNRIYEFSADYELNDKLKAFEKSQEFGDKIPLGVFYSNSRPTFEKNMPVIRDNTLVSMQNFPDIKSLIC
- a CDS encoding 2-oxoacid:acceptor oxidoreductase subunit alpha; this translates as MNYTIRICGEAGQGIQTTGEGFSRLFSSLGYNVFSFQDYESRIRGGHNFYQITFGTDEVFAPKKFLDLILTFDKRGLEYKDLLQRGGIVIYDADSLKQSESDERFINCPFRGMLKDAGLKNIFENVLSFALVSNIFSIDKKYVYKVIQDIFSDKSEEILAQNMKAINIGYTYDIKKKIGLAPSNSDSKILLDGVKGVGIGAIGSGCKFYSAYPMTPSTGVFQYVGANAEKYNIVVEQAEDELSAINMTLGASFAGVRAMTGTSGGGFALMNEALSLSGMTETPIVMLLSQRPGPATGFPTRTEQGELLYAIHAGHGDFPKVVFAPGDPLECALLTNKAFDLAEKYQIPAIVLTDQHLVDSLYSYEKDLKIDLKNQDYRLRSAEFESYQDYKRHKFLDLNKENPLSPLAVPGDSKQLVFTDSDEHDEEGHITEDGEVRKKQLERRYFWKIENIRKEMSPPRIYGNKNSKIVLVGFGSNLGILKEIANNKKLSICAIHYSEIFPLPLRENSEEALNKMLNAYITICIENNASGQFQKLIESEYRLKFSNNIRKFDGRPFNYDEVLEGIYAII